One Vigna unguiculata cultivar IT97K-499-35 chromosome 7, ASM411807v1, whole genome shotgun sequence genomic region harbors:
- the LOC114189551 gene encoding solute carrier family 35 member F1-like yields MLTLDQFRNKNTLIGLGLGQFLSLLITSTGFTSSELAKKGINAPTSQSFLNYVFLAVVYGSIVLYRREALKAKWYYYILLGLVDVEANFLVVKAYQYTSLTSVMLLDCWSIPCVMLFTWIFLKTKYRLLKITGVLVCLAGLVLVVFSDVHAGDRAGGSNPRTGDLLVIAGATLYAVSNVSEEFLVKNADRVELMAMLGVFGGIISAIQISILERNELKSIHWSAGAALPFVGFAVAMFLFYSLVPVLLKINGSTMLNLSLLTSDMWAVLIRIFAYHEKVDWMYYVAFGAVVVGLIIYSGGDTNENEDHLHLAEDANQRQHDEEATTSGKS; encoded by the exons ATGCTCACTTTGGACCAATTCAGGAACAAAAATACGTTAATAGGTCTTGGGTTGGGACAGTTTCTCTCTCTTCTGATCACTTCAACTGGTTTCACCTCTTCTGAATTGGCCAAAAAAG GGATTAATGCACCAACTTCACAGTCGTTTTTAAACTACGTATTTTTGGCAGTTGTCTACGGGAGCATTGTTCTGTACAGAAGGGAAGCACTTAAG GCAAAATGGTATTATTACATACTTCTTGGCTTGGTTGATGTTGAAGCAAATTTTCTTG TTGTGAAGGCGTATCAATACACATCACTAACAAGTGTGATGCTGCTTGACTGCTGGTCCATCCCATGTGTCATGCTTTTTACGTGGATTTtcctaaaaacaaaatatagacTATTGAAGATAACCGGTGTACTTGTTTGCCTTGCCGGCCTTGTCCTGGTTGTATTTTCAGATGTCCATGCAGGCGATCGAGCAG GTGGAAGCAACCCTCGTACAGGGGATCTTCTTGTTATTGCTGGTGCTACATTGTATGCTGTCAGCAATGTCAGCGAG GAGTTTCTAGTGAAAAATGCCGATAGAGTTGAGTTGATGGCAATGTTGGGTGTCTTCGGTGGCATTATCAGTGCCATTCAAAT AAGCATACTTGAGCGCAATGAGCTAAAATCTATTCACTGGTCAGCTGGGGCA GCGCTTCCTTTTGTTGGATTTGCGGTGgctatgtttttgttttactcTTTAGTCCCTGTCCTACTAAAG ATCAATGGTTCCACTATGTTAAATTTGTCTCTATTGACCTCGGACATGTGGGCTGTCTTAATTCGCATCTTCGCTTACCATGAGAAG GTTGATTGGATGTACTATGTGGCCTTTGGTGCTGTTGTTGTAGGTCTTATTATCTATTCTGG TGGTGATACAAATGAGAATGAAGACCATCTCCATCTTGCTGAAGATGCGAACCAAAGACAACATGATGAAGAAGCTACTACTTCAGGTAAATCATAA